From Micromonospora echinospora, one genomic window encodes:
- the rfbB gene encoding dTDP-glucose 4,6-dehydratase, whose amino-acid sequence MRILVTGGAGFIGSAYVRRLLRGAEPEITPTALTVLDSFTYAGTRGALAAVRADPRLRVVHGDIRDVDLVEGTVAGHDLVVHFAAESHVDRSIVGAATFVSANVLGTQTLLDAALRHGVGRFVQVSTDEVYGSVDTGSWSEDAPLDPSSPYSASKAAADLLALAYHRTHGLDVVITRGANTYGPYQYPEKLVPLFVTNLVDGQPVPLYGDGRNVRDWMHVDDHCHGIALAQRHGRAGRVYHLGGGTELTNREMTGRILAACGAGWDRVRQVADRKGHDRRYSLDTTRSRQELGYAPRVDLTTGLAATVDWYRSNRAWWRPLKLAR is encoded by the coding sequence GTGAGGATCCTCGTCACCGGCGGCGCCGGCTTCATCGGTTCGGCCTACGTGCGGCGCCTGCTGCGCGGCGCCGAGCCGGAGATCACCCCGACCGCCCTGACCGTCCTGGACAGCTTCACCTACGCCGGTACGCGCGGCGCGCTCGCCGCCGTCCGCGCCGACCCCCGGCTGCGGGTGGTCCACGGCGACATCCGGGACGTCGACCTCGTCGAGGGCACCGTGGCCGGGCACGACCTGGTCGTGCACTTCGCCGCCGAGTCCCATGTGGACCGGTCGATCGTCGGGGCGGCGACGTTCGTCAGCGCCAACGTGCTCGGCACCCAGACCCTGCTCGACGCGGCCCTGCGCCACGGGGTCGGACGGTTCGTGCAGGTCTCCACCGACGAGGTCTACGGTTCCGTCGACACCGGTTCGTGGAGCGAGGACGCGCCGCTGGACCCCTCGTCGCCGTACTCCGCCTCCAAGGCGGCGGCGGACCTGCTGGCGCTGGCCTACCACCGCACCCACGGTCTGGACGTGGTGATCACCCGAGGGGCGAACACCTACGGCCCCTACCAGTACCCGGAGAAGCTGGTCCCGCTCTTCGTCACCAACCTCGTCGACGGGCAGCCGGTGCCGCTCTACGGCGACGGGCGGAACGTCCGGGACTGGATGCACGTCGACGACCACTGCCACGGCATCGCCCTCGCCCAGCGGCACGGCCGGGCCGGACGGGTCTACCACCTCGGCGGCGGCACCGAGCTGACCAACCGGGAGATGACCGGCCGGATCCTCGCCGCCTGCGGGGCCGGCTGGGACCGGGTACGCCAGGTCGCGGACCGCAAGGGCCACGACCGGCGCTACTCGCTCGACACCACCCGCAGCCGCCAGGAACTGGGGTACGCCCCCCGGGTCGACCTGACGACCGGGCTGGCCGCCACGGTCGACTGGTACCGGTCGAACCGGGCCTGGTGGCGGCCGTTGAAGCTGGCCCGGTGA
- the prcA gene encoding proteasome subunit alpha yields the protein MAMQFYASPEQIMRDRSELARKGIARGRSAVVLSYAGGVLFVAENLSSALHKVSEIYDRIGFAAVGRYNEFENLRRAGVRMADLNGLSYDRRDVTGRALANAFAQTLGAIFTEQSKPFEVEICVAEVGSSAEQDELYRLTYDGSVNDEPGRMAMGGQAEAISGVLKSEHRPDMSLGEAVKVAVKALGSVGGEGGAARTIAANQLEVAVLDRGRVGRTFRRITGAALTALLDGGEEPAGSARAETPKPPAAPAGKPTTSAGSADLEGQTTEATPEESTGSAEA from the coding sequence GTGGCCATGCAGTTCTACGCCTCGCCCGAGCAGATCATGCGCGACCGCTCCGAGCTGGCCCGCAAGGGCATCGCCCGGGGGCGGAGCGCGGTGGTCCTGAGCTACGCGGGCGGGGTGCTCTTCGTCGCGGAGAACCTCTCCAGCGCCCTGCACAAGGTCAGTGAGATCTACGACCGGATCGGCTTCGCCGCCGTCGGCCGGTACAACGAGTTCGAGAACCTGCGGCGCGCCGGGGTGCGGATGGCCGACCTCAACGGCCTCAGCTACGACCGGCGGGACGTGACCGGCCGGGCGTTGGCCAACGCGTTCGCGCAGACCCTCGGCGCGATCTTCACCGAGCAGTCGAAGCCGTTCGAGGTGGAGATCTGCGTCGCCGAGGTGGGCTCCTCGGCGGAGCAGGACGAGCTCTACCGGCTCACCTACGACGGTTCGGTGAACGACGAGCCGGGCCGGATGGCGATGGGCGGCCAGGCGGAGGCCATCTCCGGCGTGCTCAAGTCGGAGCACCGCCCGGACATGTCCCTCGGCGAGGCGGTCAAGGTCGCGGTGAAGGCCCTCGGCAGCGTCGGTGGCGAGGGGGGCGCGGCGCGGACCATCGCCGCGAACCAGCTCGAAGTGGCGGTGCTGGACCGTGGCCGGGTCGGGCGGACCTTCCGCCGGATCACCGGGGCGGCGCTGACCGCGCTGCTCGACGGTGGCGAGGAGCCGGCCGGTTCGGCCCGGGCGGAGACGCCGAAGCCGCCGGCGGCCCCGGCGGGGAAGCCGACCACCTCGGCCGGCTCGGCCGACCTGGAGGGGCAGACCACCGAGGCCACTCCGGAGGAGTCCACCGGCTCGGCGGAGGCGTGA